The window GTTTTTGCCAGCCAAATAAACAGGCAATGAGCCCTGAAGCTATCCATACGTTAGAACATTTACTGGCATTCAATATCCGCACTCATGCTGAAAAATACGACCACTTTGACATTATTGATATTTCACCAATGGGATGCCAAACAGGTTACTACTTAGTAGTAAGCGGAGAACCAACTGTAGCAGAAATTATTGGTTTATTAGAAGATACATTAAAGGATGCAGTAGAAATTACGGAAATTCCTGCAGCAAACGAAAAACAATGTGGCCAAGCGAAGTTACATGACCTT is drawn from Bacillus alkalisoli and contains these coding sequences:
- a CDS encoding S-ribosylhomocysteine lyase; translation: MPSVESFELDHNAVKAPYVRHCGVHKVGTDGVVNKYDIRFCQPNKQAMSPEAIHTLEHLLAFNIRTHAEKYDHFDIIDISPMGCQTGYYLVVSGEPTVAEIIGLLEDTLKDAVEITEIPAANEKQCGQAKLHDLEGAKRLMRFWLSQTKEDLAKVFG